Proteins encoded together in one Nitrospiria bacterium window:
- a CDS encoding sigma 54-interacting transcriptional regulator has protein sequence MLDVKVFLNDKLLRKTTLAKNRITVGRSEHNDIVLSDPLVSRLHAVIEKRGGRYLLEDHSTNGTYLDTVRVEDVQPMEDECDVGIYPFTLRFNVFSDEVTKPLIESSPSEKMEEPEFMPPEADLRNLHFGLLVGEDPLMHRLYKTIERVADSSASVLIRGESGTGKELVARAIHSLSPRRSAPFVALDCAAIPDSLIESELFGFEKGAFTGASALKKGWFEQAQGGTIFLDEIGELSISAQAKLLRFLQDKSFSHLGGTRVLVSDIRLITATNKDLEEAIRTGQFRSDLYFRLHVVQIELPPLRDRKGDIPLLIDHVLSKIEREHKLSQRPIPTPKAIEKLRTYHWPGNVRQLENTLYNAFITTSPPHLIDDKDLEIRADIDTPSKSFDEINRQLLIETLKGCNWDTAKAANVLKVSRGSIYYKCKKLGINIKQLSKP, from the coding sequence GACCCGCTGGTCTCCCGCCTGCACGCGGTGATCGAAAAACGCGGCGGACGATATCTTCTTGAAGATCACAGCACGAACGGGACCTACCTGGACACGGTCCGCGTCGAGGATGTCCAGCCGATGGAGGACGAATGCGACGTCGGCATTTACCCCTTCACGCTCCGATTCAATGTGTTTTCGGACGAGGTGACAAAACCGCTGATCGAATCGAGCCCCTCCGAAAAAATGGAAGAACCGGAATTTATGCCCCCCGAAGCGGACCTGCGGAACCTTCATTTCGGCCTGCTTGTGGGAGAAGACCCTCTGATGCACCGTCTTTACAAGACGATTGAAAGGGTCGCGGACAGCTCGGCCTCGGTTCTGATTCGAGGAGAAAGCGGCACCGGAAAAGAGCTCGTCGCCAGAGCGATCCATTCCCTCAGTCCCCGCCGGAGCGCGCCCTTTGTGGCGTTGGATTGCGCCGCGATCCCGGATAGTTTGATCGAGAGCGAGCTGTTCGGATTTGAGAAGGGGGCGTTTACCGGGGCCTCGGCACTCAAGAAGGGATGGTTTGAACAAGCTCAGGGAGGAACGATCTTCCTGGATGAAATCGGGGAACTTTCCATATCCGCACAGGCCAAATTGCTCCGATTTCTTCAGGACAAATCCTTCAGCCATTTGGGCGGAACCCGCGTACTCGTTTCCGATATCCGCCTGATTACGGCGACCAACAAAGATCTTGAAGAGGCGATCCGAACCGGACAATTTCGATCCGACCTCTATTTCCGGCTTCATGTCGTCCAGATCGAGCTCCCGCCTCTTCGCGATAGGAAGGGAGATATCCCGCTGTTGATCGACCATGTCCTTTCAAAAATCGAAAGAGAACACAAGCTTTCCCAGCGCCCGATCCCCACCCCCAAGGCCATCGAAAAACTTCGGACCTATCACTGGCCCGGAAATGTTCGACAACTGGAAAACACCCTGTACAACGCCTTTATCACAACTTCCCCCCCTCATCTCATCGACGACAAAGACCTTGAAATCCGAGCCGACATCGACACCCCGTCAAAATCATTCGACGAAATCAACAGACAACTGCTGATCGAGACCCTCAAAGGTTGCAACTGGGACACGGCCAAGGCGGCAAACGTTCTGAAAGTCAGCCGGGGAAGCATCTATTATAAGTGCAAAAAGCTCGGCATCAACATCAAACAACTTTCGAAACCCTAG